A genomic region of Candidatus Pseudomonas phytovorans contains the following coding sequences:
- the macA gene encoding macrolide transporter subunit MacA: protein MDKSRFRKYSLGLAVVIVAGISLYAIQAPAKPPQYIAATVERGDIENAVLASGMLEGIKQVDVGAQVSGQLKSLKVKLGDKVSQGQWLAEIDPLVLRNTLRQAEVDEDKLQAERRSTMAQLKQARRVYERYRELQADESVSRQDFENAESQYEVQQAAVRSLDAQIQSARVEIDTAKVNLGYTRINAPITGHVVGIVTQEGQTVIANQLAPVLLKLANLDTMTVKAQVSEADVIHITPGQAVYFTILGEDKRYYARLRGTEPAPQNYAQSSDKNEGSSGKPSGAVFYNALFEVPNPDHRLRISMTAQVHIVLDTAQAVLTVPVAALGARNGDGSFPVRVLDAKGFAQVRNVQAGINNNVKVQIKDGLAEGDRVVIGEPVSGETGA, encoded by the coding sequence ATGGACAAATCCAGATTCCGCAAGTACAGCCTCGGCCTGGCCGTGGTCATCGTCGCCGGCATCAGCCTGTACGCCATCCAGGCGCCGGCCAAGCCACCGCAATACATCGCCGCCACCGTCGAGCGTGGCGATATCGAGAACGCGGTGCTGGCCAGCGGCATGCTCGAAGGCATCAAGCAGGTGGATGTCGGTGCCCAGGTGTCCGGCCAGCTGAAGTCGCTGAAGGTCAAGCTCGGCGACAAGGTCAGCCAGGGCCAGTGGCTGGCCGAGATCGACCCGCTGGTGTTGCGCAATACCCTGCGTCAGGCCGAGGTCGATGAGGATAAACTGCAGGCCGAGCGGCGATCGACCATGGCCCAGCTCAAGCAGGCCCGGCGCGTGTATGAACGCTACCGCGAGCTGCAGGCCGACGAATCGGTGTCGCGCCAGGACTTCGAGAATGCCGAGTCGCAATACGAAGTGCAGCAGGCTGCCGTCCGCTCGCTGGATGCGCAGATCCAGAGCGCACGGGTAGAAATCGATACCGCCAAGGTCAACCTGGGCTATACCCGCATCAACGCGCCGATCACCGGCCATGTGGTGGGCATCGTCACCCAGGAAGGGCAGACCGTGATCGCCAACCAGCTGGCGCCGGTGCTGCTCAAGCTGGCCAACCTCGACACCATGACGGTCAAGGCGCAGGTGTCGGAAGCCGATGTCATCCACATCACCCCTGGCCAGGCGGTGTATTTCACCATCCTCGGCGAAGACAAGCGTTACTACGCCAGGCTGCGCGGTACCGAGCCCGCACCACAGAACTACGCGCAAAGCAGCGACAAGAACGAAGGCAGCAGCGGCAAGCCCAGTGGCGCGGTGTTCTACAACGCCTTGTTCGAAGTGCCAAACCCCGACCACCGCCTGCGTATTTCCATGACTGCCCAGGTGCATATCGTGCTCGACACCGCCCAGGCCGTACTCACCGTGCCGGTTGCCGCGCTGGGCGCGCGCAATGGCGATGGCAGCTTCCCGGTGCGGGTGCTGGATGCCAAGGGTTTCGCCCAGGTGCGCAACGTGCAGGCGGGCATCAACAACAACGTCAAGGTGCAGATCAAGGACGGCCTGGCCGAAGGCGACCGGGTAGTGATTGGTGAGCCGGTGTCTGGCGAAACGGGGGCGTGA
- a CDS encoding MacB family efflux pump subunit, whose product MNVQPSAGMAVTGVHNEPLLRLQGVTRSFQAGDREFLALKGIDLQIDSGELVAIIGASGSGKSTLMNILGCLDNASSGSYQVGGQETRELDDDALAALRRDHFGFIFQRYHLLPHLDALHNVEIPAVYAGTPQGHRHVRARELLTRLGLQSHLEHRPSQLSGGQQQRVSICRALMNGGQVILADEPTGALDTASGKEVMNILLELHAAGHTVILVTHDPKVAAHAERIIEVSDGQIVGDRRSPAPPTPAAKPEAAPQAQGTRRVLVRLGMFREAFKMAWIALISHRMRTLLTMLGIVIGITSVVSISAIGEGAKGYVLKDIQAIGSNTIDIYSGSNFGDSRAKTIETLVPADVAALNELYYVDSATPVIGQSTLVRYRNLDVDVQLNGVSEHYFQVRNIPLAAGIVFSADDARRQAQVVVIDHNTRKRLFGPNIDPLGQVILVGNLPCTVIGVTAENKNLFVAGNQLNIWVPYETAAGRVLGQRHLDSISVRIKDGVPSKRVEEEVTRVMLQRHGTKDFFTNNLDSIMQTVQKTSRSLTLLLSLIAVISLVVGGIGVMNIMLVSVTERTREIGIRMAVGARQSDIRQQFLVEAVMVCLFGGLVGIGLSYGVGYLFELFVKQWEMVFSPASIVMAFACSTLIGVVFGFVPARNAARLDPIEALARD is encoded by the coding sequence ATGAATGTGCAGCCGAGTGCAGGGATGGCGGTTACCGGTGTGCATAACGAGCCGTTGTTGCGCTTGCAGGGGGTGACACGCAGCTTTCAGGCCGGCGACCGCGAATTCCTGGCGCTGAAAGGCATCGACCTGCAGATCGACAGCGGCGAACTGGTGGCGATCATCGGCGCTTCCGGGTCGGGCAAGTCGACCCTGATGAACATCCTTGGCTGTCTGGACAACGCCAGCAGCGGCAGCTACCAGGTAGGTGGCCAGGAAACCCGTGAACTGGACGACGACGCCCTGGCGGCGTTGCGCCGCGACCACTTCGGCTTCATTTTCCAGCGCTACCACCTGCTGCCGCACCTGGATGCCCTGCACAACGTCGAGATTCCGGCGGTGTATGCCGGTACACCCCAGGGCCATCGCCATGTGCGCGCGCGCGAGTTGCTGACCCGACTAGGCCTGCAAAGCCACCTGGAGCATCGCCCCAGCCAACTGTCGGGCGGCCAGCAGCAGCGGGTGAGCATCTGCCGGGCGTTAATGAACGGTGGCCAGGTGATCCTTGCCGATGAACCGACCGGCGCCCTCGACACCGCCAGCGGCAAGGAGGTGATGAACATCCTGCTGGAACTGCACGCGGCCGGGCACACGGTGATCCTGGTGACCCACGACCCCAAGGTGGCCGCGCATGCCGAACGCATCATCGAGGTCAGTGACGGGCAGATCGTCGGCGATCGGCGCAGCCCCGCACCGCCCACGCCTGCCGCGAAGCCGGAAGCTGCGCCCCAGGCACAAGGTACACGCCGCGTGCTAGTACGCCTGGGCATGTTCCGCGAGGCGTTCAAGATGGCCTGGATTGCGCTGATTTCGCATCGGATGCGTACCTTGCTGACCATGCTCGGGATCGTCATTGGCATCACTTCGGTGGTGTCCATCTCGGCGATTGGCGAAGGTGCCAAGGGCTATGTGCTCAAGGACATCCAGGCCATCGGTAGCAATACCATCGACATCTATTCCGGCAGCAACTTCGGTGACAGCCGGGCCAAGACCATCGAAACCCTGGTACCTGCCGATGTCGCGGCACTGAACGAACTGTACTACGTCGACAGCGCCACCCCGGTGATCGGCCAGAGTACGCTGGTGCGTTACCGCAACCTGGATGTGGACGTTCAGCTCAACGGCGTCAGTGAGCATTACTTCCAGGTTCGCAACATCCCGCTGGCAGCCGGCATCGTGTTCAGCGCCGACGACGCGCGCCGTCAGGCGCAGGTGGTGGTGATCGACCACAACACGCGCAAGCGCCTGTTCGGCCCGAACATCGACCCGCTGGGGCAGGTAATCCTGGTTGGCAATCTGCCGTGCACGGTGATTGGGGTAACGGCCGAAAACAAGAACCTGTTCGTCGCCGGCAATCAGCTGAACATCTGGGTGCCCTACGAAACCGCCGCCGGCCGGGTGCTGGGGCAACGGCACCTGGACAGCATCAGCGTGCGCATCAAGGACGGTGTGCCGAGCAAACGGGTGGAGGAAGAGGTGACCCGGGTGATGCTGCAACGCCATGGCACGAAGGATTTCTTCACCAACAACCTCGACAGCATCATGCAGACCGTGCAGAAGACCAGCCGATCGCTGACCCTGTTGCTGTCGCTGATTGCGGTGATTTCGCTGGTGGTGGGTGGCATCGGGGTGATGAACATCATGCTGGTGTCGGTAACCGAGCGTACCCGCGAAATCGGCATTCGCATGGCGGTGGGGGCGCGGCAATCGGACATTCGCCAGCAGTTCCTGGTGGAGGCGGTGATGGTGTGCCTGTTTGGCGGGCTGGTGGGGATCGGCTTGTCGTATGGGGTGGGGTATCTGTTCGAGCTGTTCGTGAAACAGTGGGAGATGGTGTTTTCACCAGCGTCGATCGTGATGGCGTTTGCCTGCTCGACGCTGATCGGCGTGGTATTCGGGTTTGTACCGGCAAGGAACGCGGCGCGGCTGGACCCGATCGAGGCGTTGGCCCGGGATTGA
- a CDS encoding helix-turn-helix transcriptional regulator produces MNSNQLYPQIGKVIASTGSRQFPRMLHDLIQAHLSIDATQIRQLPGMPCESLLLDETVFSSYAQPEGDFSDPSRLHRICHKGNARLEIQVIRADSTYGFSTFERSRLDAISPLLLPMLEKHVDALQPGPERHTKENLEQRFVERLAQSGLKLSGRERQVCLGLLAGHTAPEQAERLALKVNTVESYLRRAAIKLGISGRHSLMRWMYAEG; encoded by the coding sequence ATGAATTCGAACCAGCTTTACCCGCAGATTGGCAAAGTCATTGCCAGCACCGGCAGCCGCCAGTTCCCCCGCATGCTGCACGACCTGATCCAGGCCCACCTGTCCATCGACGCCACGCAGATCCGCCAGTTGCCAGGCATGCCCTGCGAATCGTTGCTGCTCGATGAAACGGTGTTTTCCTCGTACGCACAGCCGGAAGGCGACTTCAGCGACCCTTCGCGCTTGCACCGGATTTGCCATAAAGGCAATGCACGCCTGGAAATACAGGTAATACGTGCCGACTCAACCTATGGTTTTTCAACCTTCGAACGTAGCCGCCTGGATGCGATTTCACCCCTGTTGTTGCCAATGCTGGAGAAGCATGTCGATGCCTTGCAGCCTGGCCCGGAGCGGCACACCAAGGAAAACCTCGAGCAGCGCTTTGTCGAGCGGCTGGCGCAGTCAGGGCTCAAGCTTTCCGGGCGCGAGCGCCAGGTGTGCCTGGGGTTGCTGGCCGGGCATACTGCGCCAGAGCAGGCTGAGCGGCTGGCGCTCAAGGTGAACACGGTTGAAAGCTACCTGCGTCGGGCGGCGATCAAGCTGGGCATCAGTGGTCGGCATTCGTTGATGCGCTGGATGTATGCCGAGGGCTGA
- the hisN gene encoding histidinol-phosphatase codes for MSLSAEQIGEFRAFAEQLADAAAVAIKPYFRASLDVEDKGGRLYDPVTVADKAAEDAMRELIQARYPEHGILGEEAGVAIGSSPLTWVLDPIDGTRAFITGLPLWGTLIALNDGTRPVVGVMNQPFTGERFVGTPEGAWRSGTPLKTRACADLASATLMCTTPDMFDTAERKAAFESVAGKARLMRYGGDCYAYCMLASGFVDVIVEASLQPYDVQALMPIIEGAGGVITAWDGSSAQNGGCVVACGDPALHAQMVEMLRHAM; via the coding sequence ATGTCCCTGAGTGCTGAACAGATTGGCGAATTCCGCGCCTTCGCCGAGCAACTCGCCGATGCTGCCGCTGTGGCGATCAAGCCATACTTCCGCGCCAGCCTGGATGTCGAGGACAAGGGCGGACGCCTGTACGACCCTGTGACCGTGGCGGACAAGGCAGCTGAGGACGCCATGCGTGAGTTGATCCAGGCACGCTACCCAGAGCACGGTATTCTGGGTGAAGAGGCCGGCGTTGCTATCGGCAGTAGCCCGTTGACCTGGGTGCTCGACCCGATCGACGGTACCCGTGCTTTCATCACCGGCCTGCCGCTGTGGGGCACGTTGATTGCCCTGAATGATGGCACGCGCCCAGTGGTTGGCGTGATGAATCAGCCTTTCACCGGCGAACGCTTTGTCGGCACCCCTGAAGGCGCCTGGCGCAGCGGTACGCCACTGAAAACCCGTGCCTGTGCCGACCTGGCCTCGGCCACGCTGATGTGCACCACGCCGGACATGTTCGACACCGCAGAACGCAAAGCCGCGTTCGAGTCCGTTGCCGGCAAGGCGCGCCTGATGCGCTACGGTGGCGATTGCTATGCCTACTGCATGCTGGCGTCCGGGTTTGTCGATGTGATCGTCGAGGCGAGCCTGCAGCCGTATGACGTGCAGGCACTGATGCCAATAATTGAAGGGGCGGGTGGGGTGATTACTGCCTGGGATGGCAGCAGTGCGCAGAATGGCGGGTGTGTAGTGGCTTGCGGTGACCCGGCGCTGCACGCGCAAATGGTTGAGATGCTGCGCCACGCCATGTAG
- a CDS encoding LysR family transcriptional regulator, producing the protein MVRHSEPDQTLIKMPSLRAVKVFVAAAKYQNFTRAAEALCVTQAAVSRQIRELETYLGAELFTRVGRAVELTVAGSIFFDAVQLSFVNISQAAERIRSNTNTKHVVTLCCSPAFAALWLGPRMPKFFDENPDIDINLVTTQNFLSMEPGVRPDIYITKLGKVQAGYSSHQLNHDVIYPVCTPQYLVQHPEVRTLLGLRDGTLLNLSPYGRSQVAEHVDWNVWLAFHDVDLKSRANTAPHFFNANDYNLLVQLALGSQGVALGWHHLIAPLVAQGLLVRPVEQELVLKDTFHFLAFNEDKEHDASCRRLREWLLDEFQPLLGSLRTR; encoded by the coding sequence ATGGTCAGACACTCCGAACCCGATCAGACCCTGATCAAGATGCCCTCGCTGCGCGCGGTCAAAGTCTTTGTCGCCGCCGCCAAGTACCAGAACTTCACCCGTGCCGCCGAGGCGCTGTGCGTGACGCAGGCAGCGGTCAGCCGGCAGATCCGGGAGCTGGAAACCTACCTGGGCGCCGAGTTGTTCACCCGTGTGGGGCGTGCGGTAGAGCTGACGGTGGCCGGCTCGATCTTTTTCGATGCTGTGCAGTTATCGTTCGTCAACATCTCCCAGGCGGCAGAGCGTATCCGCAGCAACACCAACACCAAGCACGTAGTCACGCTGTGCTGCTCGCCGGCATTTGCCGCCCTGTGGCTGGGGCCGCGCATGCCGAAGTTTTTCGACGAAAACCCGGACATCGACATCAACCTGGTGACCACCCAGAACTTTCTGTCGATGGAGCCAGGAGTGCGCCCGGATATCTACATCACCAAGCTGGGGAAAGTGCAGGCGGGCTACAGCTCCCACCAGCTCAACCACGACGTGATCTACCCGGTGTGCACGCCGCAGTACCTGGTGCAACACCCTGAAGTACGCACCCTGCTTGGGCTGCGCGATGGCACGTTGCTGAACCTCAGCCCCTATGGCCGCTCACAGGTGGCCGAACACGTGGACTGGAACGTGTGGCTGGCCTTTCACGATGTCGACCTGAAAAGCCGTGCCAATACCGCGCCGCACTTTTTCAATGCCAACGACTACAACTTGCTGGTGCAGCTGGCATTGGGGAGCCAGGGTGTGGCGCTGGGTTGGCATCACCTGATTGCACCGCTGGTGGCGCAAGGGCTGCTGGTACGACCCGTGGAACAGGAACTGGTATTGAAAGATACCTTCCACTTCCTGGCATTTAACGAAGACAAGGAGCACGACGCCAGTTGCCGGCGGTTACGGGAGTGGTTGCTGGATGAGTTTCAGCCATTGCTGGGATCTCTGCGCACTCGCTGA
- a CDS encoding glycine betaine/L-proline ABC transporter ATP-binding protein has protein sequence MSHADEILSVKNIFKVFGPNPNMAMEMLRKGADKNEIFSKTGHVVGVFDASFSVKRGEIFVIMGLSGSGKSTMVRLFNRLIEPTSGSIHLNGKEITGLSDKALLDVRRKEMGMVFQSFALMPHMSVLENTAFGLEIAGVSEGERHSRAREALSQVGLAGHEHSYPHQLSGGMQQRVGLARALANDPTILLMDEAFSALDPLIRSEMQGELMRLQAEQQRTIIFISHDIEEAIRIGHRIAIMEGGRVVQIGTPQELINEPANDYVRTFFKSFDSSRVLKAGDVARFDPAVVCKVNGKAPSFQAGVPFGYLVDERGQLLGVVDTDASGASASERYSLHEQRPVYTDTPLHEVLGVAADLPYPVPVLDRQGAFKGTLSKNELLQTLCRH, from the coding sequence ATGAGCCATGCCGATGAGATTCTTTCGGTAAAAAACATCTTCAAGGTGTTCGGTCCCAACCCGAACATGGCCATGGAGATGCTCCGCAAGGGCGCCGACAAGAACGAAATCTTCAGCAAGACCGGCCACGTCGTCGGCGTGTTCGATGCAAGCTTTTCCGTCAAGCGTGGCGAGATCTTCGTCATCATGGGCCTGTCCGGTTCGGGCAAGTCGACCATGGTGCGGTTGTTCAACCGCCTGATCGAGCCCACCTCCGGCAGCATTCACCTGAACGGCAAGGAAATTACCGGGCTTTCCGACAAGGCCCTGCTCGATGTGCGCCGCAAGGAAATGGGCATGGTGTTCCAGTCTTTTGCGCTGATGCCGCATATGAGCGTGCTGGAAAACACCGCCTTCGGGCTGGAAATTGCCGGTGTGTCGGAAGGCGAACGCCACAGCCGCGCCAGAGAAGCCTTGAGCCAGGTTGGCCTGGCCGGCCACGAGCACAGCTATCCGCACCAATTGTCCGGCGGCATGCAACAGCGCGTGGGGCTGGCCCGGGCGTTGGCTAATGACCCTACCATTTTGCTGATGGACGAAGCCTTCTCGGCCCTCGACCCGCTGATTCGCAGTGAAATGCAGGGCGAGCTGATGCGCCTGCAAGCCGAGCAGCAGCGCACCATCATCTTCATTTCCCACGACATCGAAGAAGCCATCCGCATCGGTCACCGCATCGCGATCATGGAAGGCGGCCGCGTGGTGCAGATCGGCACCCCGCAGGAACTGATCAACGAGCCAGCCAACGACTATGTGCGTACCTTCTTCAAGAGCTTTGACAGCTCGCGGGTGCTCAAGGCGGGCGACGTGGCCAGGTTTGACCCGGCGGTGGTGTGCAAGGTCAACGGCAAGGCCCCGAGCTTCCAGGCCGGCGTGCCGTTCGGTTACCTGGTGGACGAGCGCGGCCAGTTGCTGGGCGTGGTCGATACCGATGCCAGCGGCGCCAGCGCCAGTGAGCGCTACAGCCTGCACGAGCAGCGCCCGGTGTACACCGACACCCCACTGCACGAGGTGCTCGGGGTCGCGGCCGACTTGCCGTACCCGGTACCGGTACTCGACCGCCAGGGTGCCTTCAAGGGCACGTTGTCGAAGAACGAGCTGCTGCAGACCCTGTGCCGCCACTAA
- the proW gene encoding glycine betaine/L-proline ABC transporter permease ProW — MSEFSLLDPFQAATIPLGDWVTATLNFLVHNFREVFRAIRWPIDQVLNGIEFTLQSIPPTIGIILSSLLGWQLAGKRMALLCFVTLTLLGLIGVWSESMTTLALVLTSVFFCAVIGIPLGIVCARSDRLESIIRPVLDAMQTLPAFVYLVPVVMLFGIGNVPGVLVTIVFALPPLVRLTNLGIRQVPEDKIEAARAFGCTPRQMLTRVQLPLATSTIMAGLNQTLMLSLSMVVIASMISVGGLGQMVLRGIGRLDMGLATVGGVGLVLLAIFLDRLTQAMGARTSADPSLRWYHTGPVGVVMRLCGAAQPQGRRKTA, encoded by the coding sequence ATGTCAGAATTCAGCCTGCTCGACCCGTTCCAGGCGGCCACCATTCCCTTGGGTGACTGGGTCACCGCCACCCTGAACTTCCTGGTGCACAACTTCCGCGAGGTGTTCCGCGCCATTCGCTGGCCGATCGACCAGGTGCTCAATGGCATCGAGTTCACCCTGCAGAGCATCCCGCCCACCATCGGCATCATCCTGTCGTCTCTGCTGGGCTGGCAGCTGGCGGGCAAGCGCATGGCCTTGCTGTGCTTTGTCACCCTCACCTTGTTGGGGCTGATCGGCGTGTGGTCGGAGTCGATGACCACGCTGGCGCTGGTGCTGACCTCTGTGTTTTTCTGCGCGGTCATCGGTATCCCGCTGGGTATCGTCTGTGCCCGCAGCGACCGCCTGGAAAGCATTATCCGGCCAGTGCTGGACGCCATGCAGACCTTGCCTGCCTTCGTTTACCTGGTCCCTGTAGTAATGCTGTTCGGCATCGGCAACGTACCCGGGGTGCTGGTGACCATCGTGTTCGCTTTGCCGCCGCTGGTGCGCCTCACCAACCTGGGCATTCGCCAGGTGCCGGAAGACAAGATCGAGGCCGCCCGCGCCTTCGGCTGCACCCCACGGCAGATGCTGACCCGCGTGCAGTTGCCGCTGGCCACCTCGACCATCATGGCCGGCCTGAACCAGACCCTGATGCTGTCGCTGTCGATGGTGGTGATCGCCTCGATGATTTCGGTCGGTGGCCTGGGCCAGATGGTCCTGCGCGGCATCGGCCGCCTGGACATGGGCCTGGCCACGGTCGGTGGCGTCGGGCTGGTGTTGCTGGCGATCTTCCTCGACCGCCTGACCCAGGCCATGGGCGCGCGCACTAGTGCAGACCCGAGCCTGCGCTGGTACCACACCGGCCCTGTGGGCGTGGTGATGCGCCTGTGTGGTGCCGCGCAACCGCAAGGGCGGCGCAAGACTGCCTGA
- the proX gene encoding glycine betaine/L-proline ABC transporter substrate-binding protein ProX: MHESKFSRSILKWATALTLVGAALGAHASAEKPGDGVKVTPIFPSIAEERFRGEVAMEGLRELGYKVQEPKETEYGVMMMALGNGDADFTVHLWEKLHNDFYQKALNATGGDTMIKTGNILPGVAQGYLIDKKTADQYNIKYITDLKKPEIAKLFDTDGDGKADMTGCNPGWGCELVISHHMKAYDLDKSVTVNQGSYFALMADTIARFKEGKPILYFTWVPQWIASVLVEGKDVVWLEVPKTDLPDGNNDVDTIYHGKNLGFAIDKVVAVLNKDFADKNPAAVKFLSQVQISTDDESNQNLKMQQGEKKPKDIERHAKEWVAAHRQQFDQWLQASRDAAAQASK; encoded by the coding sequence ATGCACGAATCCAAGTTCTCCCGCAGCATCCTCAAATGGGCCACGGCGCTGACCTTGGTGGGCGCTGCACTGGGCGCACACGCCTCGGCGGAAAAACCCGGTGATGGGGTGAAGGTAACGCCGATTTTCCCCTCCATCGCTGAAGAACGCTTCCGTGGCGAAGTGGCCATGGAAGGGCTGCGCGAGTTGGGCTACAAGGTCCAGGAGCCGAAGGAGACCGAATACGGCGTGATGATGATGGCGCTGGGCAATGGTGACGCCGATTTCACCGTGCACTTGTGGGAAAAGCTGCACAACGATTTCTATCAGAAAGCCCTGAACGCGACGGGTGGCGATACGATGATAAAGACCGGCAATATCCTGCCGGGCGTCGCCCAAGGCTACTTGATCGACAAGAAAACCGCCGACCAATACAACATCAAGTACATCACTGACCTGAAAAAGCCCGAAATCGCCAAGCTGTTTGACACCGACGGCGACGGCAAGGCCGACATGACCGGTTGCAACCCCGGTTGGGGCTGCGAGCTGGTGATTTCCCACCACATGAAGGCTTACGACCTGGACAAGAGCGTTACCGTCAACCAGGGCTCGTACTTTGCGCTGATGGCCGACACCATCGCCCGCTTCAAGGAAGGCAAGCCGATCCTGTACTTCACCTGGGTGCCCCAGTGGATCGCCAGCGTGCTGGTCGAAGGCAAGGATGTGGTCTGGCTGGAAGTGCCGAAGACCGACCTGCCGGATGGCAACAACGACGTCGACACGATCTACCACGGCAAGAACCTGGGCTTTGCCATCGACAAGGTAGTAGCCGTGCTGAACAAGGACTTTGCCGATAAGAACCCGGCCGCGGTGAAGTTTCTGTCGCAGGTGCAGATCAGCACCGATGACGAGAGCAACCAGAACCTGAAGATGCAGCAGGGCGAGAAGAAGCCTAAAGACATCGAGCGTCATGCCAAAGAGTGGGTTGCCGCCCACCGCCAGCAGTTTGACCAGTGGCTGCAAGCCTCGCGCGATGCCGCGGCGCAGGCCAGCAAGTAA
- a CDS encoding GlxA family transcriptional regulator — protein sequence MSHFESILKNTNLAHLDPAIRTSLSIPCQRVAFVLREHFSMMAFTAAMDSLVTANLMSATPLFQVQVVGEGAQVMSDLGIALPVKTQLADLDVQGLDCLLVCGGFRVRLETAPQLRAKLRQADQYGCRLGGLWNGAYFLAEAGLLNDHDCAFHPDGRAMMSELFPKVRISRQAHVLDRRRMSCAGASSALDMMLALLEHCGGVPLRRAVEQMLACDRSRIMSDAPASAPEIDPSLPKGVRLALELMHANIEDPIGIDEIAEHAGLSRRHLERLFRRHVQATPPRYYLELRLTHARQLLQHTSKSLTEVAVASGFVSFPHFYRRFRELFAIAPRQYRARSQGWAPQQENTVR from the coding sequence ATGAGCCACTTCGAAAGCATCCTCAAGAACACCAACCTGGCCCACCTGGACCCCGCCATCCGAACCTCACTGTCAATCCCGTGCCAGCGCGTGGCCTTCGTGCTGCGCGAACACTTCTCGATGATGGCCTTCACCGCTGCCATGGACAGCCTGGTCACCGCCAACCTGATGAGTGCCACGCCGTTGTTCCAGGTCCAGGTAGTAGGTGAGGGCGCTCAGGTGATGAGCGACTTGGGCATCGCCCTGCCGGTCAAGACACAGCTGGCCGACCTCGACGTGCAAGGCCTGGACTGCCTGCTGGTGTGTGGCGGCTTCCGCGTGCGCCTGGAAACTGCGCCACAACTGCGTGCCAAGCTGCGTCAGGCCGACCAGTATGGCTGCCGGCTGGGCGGACTGTGGAACGGCGCTTACTTCCTGGCCGAGGCGGGCTTGCTCAACGATCACGACTGCGCCTTCCACCCTGATGGCCGGGCAATGATGAGTGAGCTGTTCCCCAAGGTACGTATCAGCCGCCAGGCCCATGTACTGGACCGTCGACGCATGAGCTGCGCGGGGGCCAGCAGTGCGCTGGACATGATGCTGGCGTTGCTCGAACACTGCGGAGGCGTACCATTGCGCCGGGCCGTGGAGCAGATGCTGGCCTGTGACCGCTCGCGGATAATGAGCGATGCACCGGCCAGCGCACCGGAAATCGACCCCAGCTTGCCCAAAGGCGTACGCCTGGCGCTGGAACTGATGCACGCCAACATCGAAGACCCGATTGGCATTGACGAGATTGCCGAGCATGCAGGGCTGTCCCGCCGCCACCTGGAGCGCTTGTTCCGCCGGCATGTGCAGGCCACGCCGCCCCGGTATTATCTGGAGCTCCGCCTGACCCATGCGCGGCAGTTGTTGCAGCACACCAGCAAATCGTTGACCGAAGTAGCGGTGGCCAGCGGGTTTGTCAGCTTCCCGCATTTTTACCGGCGCTTCCGTGAGCTGTTTGCCATCGCCCCACGCCAGTACCGGGCGCGCAGCCAGGGGTGGGCACCGCAGCAGGAAAACACTGTTCGATAA